In one window of Haemorhous mexicanus isolate bHaeMex1 chromosome 31, bHaeMex1.pri, whole genome shotgun sequence DNA:
- the LOC132340240 gene encoding feather keratin 1, translated as MSCYDLCRPCGPTPLANSCNEPCVRQCQDSRVVIQPSPVVVTLPGPILSSFPQNTAVGSSTSAAVGSILSEEGVPINSGGFGLSGISGLGGRYCGRRCLPC; from the coding sequence atgtcctgctACGACCTGTGCCGGCCCTGCGGCCCCACCCCGCTGGCCAACAGCTGCAACGAGCCCTGTGTGCGGCAGTGCCAGGACTCCCGCGTGGTCATCCAGCCGTCCCCCGTGGTGGTCACCCTGCCCGggcccatcctcagctccttcccccagaacacCGCCGTGGGATCCTCCACCTCCGCCGCCGTGGGCAGCATCCTGAGTGAGGAGGGAGTGCCCATCAACTCGGGGGGCTTTGGGCTCTCGGGGATCTCTGGCCTCGGTGGTCGCTACTGCGGCCGCAGGTGCCTGCCCTGCTAG
- the LOC132340232 gene encoding feather keratin 4-like has product MSCYERCPPTSCGPTPLANSCNEPCVRQCQDSTVVIQPSPVVVTLPGPILSSFPQNTTVGSSASAAVGSVLSAEGVPINSGSSLGFGSFGGFGYPGLGSGYSRPYRRYNASRSGFYGPC; this is encoded by the coding sequence ATGTCCTGCTACGAGCGATGTCCGCCCACGTCCTGCGGCCCCACGCCGCTGGCCAACAGCTGCAACGAGCCCTGTGTGCGGCAGTGCCAGGACTCCACCGTGGTCATCCAGCCGTCCCCCGTGGTGGTCACCCTGCCCGggcccatcctcagctccttcccccagaacacCACCGTGGGATCCTCGGCGTCCGCGGCCGTCGGGAGCGTTCTGAGCGCCGAGGGTGTTCCCATCAACTCGGGCAGCTCCTTGGGCTttgggagctttgggggctttggctacccagggctgggcagtggctACAGCCGGCCCTACCGGCGCTACAACGCCTCCCGCAGCGGCTTCTACGGGCCCTGCtaa
- the LOC132340233 gene encoding feather keratin 4-like produces MSCYDLCAPTSCGPTPLANSCNEPCVRQCQDSTVVIQPSPVVVTLPGPILSSFPQNTTVGSSASAAVGSALSAGGVPINSGSSLGFGSFGGFGYPGLGSGYSRPYRRYNASRSGFYGPC; encoded by the coding sequence atgtcctgctACGACCTCTGCGCCCCCACGTCCTGCGGCCCCACCCCGCTGGCCAACAGCTGCAACGAGCCCTGTGTGCGGCAGTGCCAGGACTCCACCGTGGTCATCCAGCCGTCCCCCGTGGTGGTCACCCTGCCCGggcccatcctcagctccttcccccagaacacCACCGTGGGATCCTCGGCGTCCGCGGCCGTCGGGAGCGCTCTGAGCGCCGGGGGCGTCCCCATCAACTCGGGCAGCTCCTTGGGCTttgggagctttgggggctttggctacccagggctgggcagtggctACAGCCGGCCCTACCGGCGCTACAACGCCTCCCGCAGCGGCTTCTACGGGCCCTGCtaa